From the Excalfactoria chinensis isolate bCotChi1 chromosome 1, bCotChi1.hap2, whole genome shotgun sequence genome, one window contains:
- the LOC140265513 gene encoding inositol 1,4,5-trisphosphate receptor-interacting protein-like 1 → MALAFFFALLAQRVAFVGDVLDAETLERMRQHEVFLRGQMIKLIELEERNMKKSRVYSQALLFAVLPYWKVCSVLCILFLLLWFTWKIYKKFQRVEDRGDEESSSTVEEQQEEQQELEVQQEEAEEEKNHLFFADALWPNQIHRENCEQILHLFGRLIKLCRYLVSDTFYPVPERPIGVGSAYEGWCPPENEPIFCLLVPLSAPRGHVFCLDLGATGELPARNSRIRVDLVCTCGKEQEMGMRCFLHTSKEELGSQHPSQLYDFCTDSYLDVVKTARWFQVLIRCAWKCMPESATCSMNVVLSRRSCRLHLSDLHKTAFVVEIMFGVQQDHTDIFLSSQETEAADTPSTTWPQSCAVAEAKLFQHIAAHDQGNTSYLKYVQAGAHILAGNIFSSYQLRTVLMHLLTAIPLECWHEKYFPQRMDDILLYLRCCVEEKCLNHFFIGNEDVPAEIILPQQFRASQPLNLLQYLVQDPDSHEQALQELEELQDRLTSLLMYGR, encoded by the coding sequence ATGGCTTTGGCGTTTTTCTTCGCCTTGTTGGCGCAGAGAGTGGCTTTCGTCGGTGATGTGTTGGATGCAGAAACGCTTGAACGCATGCGTCAGCATGAGGTGTTTCTGCGAGGGCAGATGATCAAGCTCATAGAATTAGAAGAGAGGAACATGAAGAAGAGCAGGGTGTATAGTCAAGCCTTGCTCTTCGCAGTGTTGCCTTACTGGAAGGTTTGCAGTgttctttgcattctcttccttctgctctggtTCACATGGAAGATCTATAAAAAGTTCCAGAGAGTTGAAGACAGAGGTGATGAGGAGAGCTCCAGCActgtggaggagcagcaggaggagcagcaggagctggaggtgcagcaggaggaagcggaagaggagaagaatcatcttttctttgctgatgcGCTCTGGCCAAACCAAATTCATCGAGAGAACTGTGAGCAGATACTCCACCTGTTTGGTCGCCTCATCAAATTATGCCGGTATCTCGTATCAGATACTTTCTATCCAGTGCCAGAGCGCCCCATCGGGGTGGGCAGTGCCTATGAAGGCTGGTGTCCCCCTGAGAATGAACCCATCTTCTGCCTGCTTGTGCCCCTGTCGGCCCCACGTGGGCATGTTTTCTGCCTCGATCTGGGCGCCACAGGGGAACTGCCAGCAAGGAACTCCCGTATTCGTGTAGATCTGGTATGCACgtgcgggaaggagcaggagATGGGCATGCGGTGCTTCCTCCACACCTCCAAGGAAGAGCTGGGAAGTCAGCACCCCAGCCAACTGTATGACTTCTGCACTGACTCCTACCTAGATGTGGTGAAGACTGCCCGCTGGTTCCAGGTGCTGATCAGATGCGCCTGGAAATGCATGCCTGAGTCAGCAACATGCAGCATGAATGTGGTGCTGTCCAGGCGCTCCTGCAGGCTTCATCTGTCAGATCTCCACAAAACAGCCTTCGTCGTTGAGATCATGTTTGGTGTACAGCAAGACCATACAGacatctttctgagcagccaggagacagaggcTGCTGATACCCCCAGCACAACCTGGCCACAGAGTTGTGCAGTGGCAGAGGCAAAGTTATTCCAGCATATTGCCGCCCATGACCAGGGGAACACTTCCTACCTCAAATACGTGCAAGCGGGTGCCCACATCCTGGCGGGGAACATCTTTTCTTCCTACCAACTGAGAACCGTGCTCATGCACCTCCTGACTGCCATCCCTTTGGAATGCTGGCATGAGAAGTATTTCCCGCAGCGTATGGATGACATCTTGCTCTACCTGCGCTGCTGCGTGGAGGAGAAATGTCTCAATCATTTCTTTATAGGAAATGAGGATGTGCCTGCAGAGATTATCTTGCCACAGCAATTCCGAGCATCCCAACCGCTCAAC